The following is a genomic window from Roseitalea porphyridii.
TGAAGGGCACCGGCGTTGCCGGCGCGCGCGCGACGACAGGCAACGGGTCGGGCGCAGCGGTTGGCGCGGCAGCCCCGGTGTCCGGCACGGGCGGCGTCCCGGCGGCCTTGTCCTGCGTCCCGTCGCGTCCGGAACGCTCGGCCAGCAGCGTCAGGATCGCCTGGTCGATCTCGTCGTCCGGGTCGAGTTCGGCGGCCGGGCGGCCCGCCAGCGCCTGGCCCGCCGGACCGGATCGCATCTCCGCCACCGCCTCACCGATGCCGTGGCGTTCCGACCGGACCGCGACGAGCCTGATCTGCCCGGCCGGCGCCTCGTCGGTCGGGGGCAGATGGTCGACGCGCACGAGTTCGGCATCCGCCGCGCCGACCGTCTCGCCGTCGGGCACGATCCCCCCGCGCTGATGGCAGGCAAAGACGAAGTCGACGGCCCGGTCCGCCATCCAGCCATAGGGCACGTCCTCGGGCGCGACCGAGACCGGAACGCCGACCAGATGCTCGGCGCCGGCCACCGCTATGCCCCTTGCGGCGTTCTTGTCGTCCTCCGCGTTGCGCAGAAGATGCGGCCGCACGAACAGGCCGTAGGGGGCCTGCGGCGCCTCGCCCTGGGCCGCCTCGCGCAGCACCGATTGCGACACCAGATGATCGCTTGGCCGCCAGTGCACGGCGCTCGCCCGGTTCTTGCCGGCGACATAGTCGGCAACCAGCAGGCACACCATCATCGCGCTGCGCGCCTGGCGCCAGTCCTCGAACGCCGGGGGCTCCGTCGCATCGCCCTGCGCGGCCTCGGTCTCCGCCGTATCCAGCCGTTCGGCGGAGATCAGCGTGCTCGCCACGTGCCGGCCGGCGATCGCCCTGGCCTCGGGCATCATCAGATGGGTGACCGGATAGTCGAGCGCGGCCGCCAGCGATTTCGGCGAAACCGGCTGGGCGGCCTGGCGCACCGTCACGCGCACCGCGCCGAAGCGTACGTCGAGGTCCTTTTCGGTGGATTCGGGGCCGGTGACGGCCCGCGCCGACAGACCGGCCCGGGCGGCCGCCAGACCGATGAAATCAAGAAGCTGCAGCCCGTCGACCGGGTCGTATCGGTCGTGCAGCAGCACACAGGTGACGGCTTGGATGGGTCTGATCTGCATCCGGCGACCTCGTCATCGTCGATCGCGCGGATTATGGAGAAGCAGGGTTAACGAACCTGAAAACGCGCCGGCGAGCCGCCAGGCTACCACTCGACCCCGATCTGCGCCTTGATGCCCGCCCGGAACGGGTGCTTGACCAGTTCCATCTCGGTGACCAGGTCGGCGAGATCGACGAGTTCGTCCTTGGCGTTTCGGCCGGTGACAACGACGTGCGTCATCGGTGGCTTCGCGTCGCGCAGGAAGGCGACCACCTCGCCGACGTCGACATAATCGTAGCGCAAGGCGATGTTGATCTCGTCGAGCAGCACCATCGTGTTGGACGGATCGGCGATCAGTTCCTTCGCCTTGGCCCAGGCGGCCTGCGCCATCTCCATGTCGCGCCTCTTGTCCTGGGTCTCCCAGGTGAAGCCCTCGCCCATCGTGTGAAACTCGCACAGATCGGCGAAATGGCGCTCGATCAGGTCGCGTTCGCCGGTCTGCATGCCGCCCTTGATGAACTGCACCACGGCGCATTTGCGGCCATGGGCGATGTGCCGGAAGATCATGCCGAAGGCGGCGGTCGACTTGCCCTTGCCCTTGCCGGTGTGGACGATAATCAGGCCCTTCTCGTCGGTCTTGGTGGCCATGATCTTGTCGCGCGCGGCCTTCTTCTTGGCCATCTTCTCGGCGTGGCGGTCATTGTCGTCAGGTTCGGCCATCGCCGTTCTCCCCGTCGTTTCCGGCGGCATCGAGCCGCTTGCAGTACCAGATGCGCTGCGGAGCATCGCCCACGGCCGGCAGCCGGCCGATCTCCGCATAGCCCATCCTGTCGTAGAAGCCGGGTGCCTGAAAGTCGAACGTGTCCAGATAGACCCCGGCAAGGCCGCGCTCGCGCGCGACCGTCTCGATCCGCGCCATCAGCGCGGCGCCGATGCCGCCCCCACGCGCGTCCGCGCTGACGCCGATATAGGCCACATAGACCCAGCCCTGCATGATCCGGCAGAACGCGCCGCCAAGGAACCGGCCGTCATTGCCGACCGCGCGCAGATGGAACGGCTCGATCTCGAAAGGCCGGCCGGCCGCCTCTGCCGCTTCGGACATCGGCGCCAGCGTTTCCTCGACCAGCGCGGGTTCTTCGCCGGCAACGAACACGATCTCACCGAGCATCGGCTTCTCCGGCAAGTTCACCCAGGCGCATCCGCGCAGAGTTCGATTTCGGCGTCCACAGGCCGCGTTCGATCGCTTCGCCGAGGCGTTCGGCGATTTCGGCCAGCGCGTCGGGGTTCTTGTCGGCGATGAACGCGCGCACGGTCTCGTCGACCAGATAGGCCTGATAGACTGCCTCGAAATGATGATCGCGCACCGCGCCCGTCGTCGCCGCGAAGGCGAACATGTAGTCGACCGTGGCGGCCATCTCGAAGGCGCCCTTGTAGCCGTGCCGCATGACGCCCTCGATCCATTTGGGATTGACGACGCGCGCCCGCACCACGCGCCCGATCTCGTCCTCGAGCGTGCGGATGACCGGGCGCTCGGGCCGCGAATGATCATTGTGATAGACCGCAGGGCGCGCGCCCCTGATCGTTTCGACCGCCGCGGTCATGC
Proteins encoded in this region:
- the cobO gene encoding cob(I)yrinic acid a,c-diamide adenosyltransferase, coding for MAEPDDNDRHAEKMAKKKAARDKIMATKTDEKGLIIVHTGKGKGKSTAAFGMIFRHIAHGRKCAVVQFIKGGMQTGERDLIERHFADLCEFHTMGEGFTWETQDKRRDMEMAQAAWAKAKELIADPSNTMVLLDEINIALRYDYVDVGEVVAFLRDAKPPMTHVVVTGRNAKDELVDLADLVTEMELVKHPFRAGIKAQIGVEW
- a CDS encoding GNAT family N-acetyltransferase, whose amino-acid sequence is MLGEIVFVAGEEPALVEETLAPMSEAAEAAGRPFEIEPFHLRAVGNDGRFLGGAFCRIMQGWVYVAYIGVSADARGGGIGAALMARIETVARERGLAGVYLDTFDFQAPGFYDRMGYAEIGRLPAVGDAPQRIWYCKRLDAAGNDGENGDGRT